The Triplophysa rosa linkage group LG15, Trosa_1v2, whole genome shotgun sequence genome has a segment encoding these proteins:
- the kif26aa gene encoding kinesin-like protein KIF26A isoform X4 translates to MGKVKVMVRICPAKGSRDTSESMSFLKVDAHKKQLTFCEPPASSRSAAATAPKMFSFDAVFMQDASQAEVCSGIVAEVIQSVVNGADGCIFCFGQANLGKTFTMIGRDGSTQSLGVAPCAISWLFKLIEERKEKAGTRFSVRVSAVEICGREEVLRDLLADFSAGMSQDSQGAGVSLREDPVCGSQLQNQSELRAYSAERAAFLLDTALAARSTNRSDCRQEDRRNSHMLFTLHVSQYRMEKSSKTGMSGCRSRLHLLDLGSCESDLNQTRDGGRGQCLSLGALGNVILALANGAKHVPYRDSKLTMLLMESLGNINCRTTIIAHISDSPANYAESLTTVQLASRIHRIRKKKSKYASSSSGGESSCEEGQIRRRPFHPRTIALDPDHPTLLSSDPDYSSSSEHSCDTVIYVGPGGAHISDRELSDNEGPPAFVPIIPSLNKKRVKEGPKSDGDHLKCNTFAELQERLDCIDGSESSYVCTSEGKGQQAASTSGGDKVSEGTSVSTRTAKSSIQKPGHMQPVTSDANKTLKQESEPVVREKVHFSKEALSKSSKQNISRPNTECVLATRTPPVGMSQQALRQGEQSLSPVFDRAHHSSRSPMEISHLRSALRNRCYDRDVLRTMVTLQQPVELNGEDELVFTVVEEMPVGLVPDNGRPSSIISFNSDCSLQAMASASRPVSIISSINDEFDAYTSQMSRSQLNQATGSKSQECTAGHTTTQSSMSSLNTLLSERGAKGLRMGQHSGSLMNLPGTCPSLQRTNSSMGDSGICFSELDYDSDKLPKCPQTPDSTKASLSGTKSIRSNRPITSQSTQNPYISHSTLPRKNTQMSPSSSSYGHELQHQDSRTDEQRSHHTSGIHLTRNADVSSTSKPPKNGASGIPSRKTSGNSNSVPRPPKMHVPSTSQRVVDGCEKSSKLSKLPQLKRGATTLGMVSVPQSSSEMKLGNVASQSSGSLKFSSLGKRVNGQKGSMLPKSGSMSPPAPPVRKSSLDQRTRVLLSPSALKSVGNDGIKPSSSKASVSEEDFELRGRGGSFSFKSSSLRTASSLRSHSGKGDHGRHFGSLMSLERCDSLTSMGSKQGTSRENSNVSISSTGKSGKSMPKPPTPSSVSTPTATSPPSTIGISRLGQIKASITPKANVGNGNKAKTLSNNGSKSLSSSTKFLAASTTRNPSLPPTGKPPTRSVTGSNGKAGRGTIMGTKQAIRAANSRVSELAIGSSKKHLRGSDPADGNNDSRSSSSETPLTAPLPSPYSKITAPRRPQRYSSGHGSDNSSVLSGELPPAMGRTALFYHSGGSSGYESMIRDSETTGSASSAHDSMSESGVSTSSRTKASKSPKKRSNGLQRRRLIPAPLPDTSSLGRKVGAAGQWVDRPPLGGTMKEPFEIKVYEIDDVEHLQRRKEGIAEGLQYFNVRLRMLEKRQHQIREIRAKHEKLKNELEDAKNRLMLDPNKWVGEFDVDPDLDQESQEYLEALAQATGELEFCVNLCKSRVMMETCFDIVVPTIPGLIAQQEMEV, encoded by the exons ATGGGAAAG gttAAAGTAATGGTGCGGATATGCCCTGCCAAAGGATCTCGAGACACCTCAGAATCCATGTCCTTTCTGAAGGTAGACGCCCATAAGAAGCAGCTGACCTTCTGTGAGCCGCCCGCTAGCTCACGCTCCGCTGCTGCCACCGCGCCAAAGATGTTTAGCTTTGACGCTGTCTTCATGCAGGATGCTTCACAG GCAGAGGTGTGCTCAGGGATAGTTGCAGAGGTTATCCAGTCTGTGGTCAATGGCGCAGATGGCTGCATCTTCTGCTTTGGGCAAGCCAACCTGG GCAAAACCTTTACTATGATCGGTAGAGACGGTTCTACGCAGAGCTTGGGTGTGGCCCCGTGTGCCATCTCTTGGCTTTTCAAACTCATCGAGGAAAGAAAAGAGAAGGCCGGTACACGATTCTCTGTCAGAGTGTCTGCTGTGGAAATCTGTGGCAGAGAGGAAGTGTTGAGGGACCTGTTGGCTGACTTCTCCGCGGGGATGTCCCAGGACAGCCAGGGTGCAGGAGTTTCCCTACGAGAGGATCCGGTCTGTGGATCCCAG CTGCAGAATCAAAGTGAATTGCGGGCGTACTCTGCAGAACGGGCGGCGTTTCTACTGGACACGGCTCTAGCAGCACGTAGCACAAACAGATCTGACTGTCGGCAAGAAGACCGGCGAAATTCTCACATGCTCTTCACCCTGCACGTTTCTCAGTATCGGATGGAGAAAAGCAGCAAAACTGGAA TGTCTGGGTGCCGGAGTCGTCTTCACCTTCTGGACTTGGGCAGTTGTGAGTCTGATCTGAATCAAACGCGAGATGGAGGGAGAGGCCAATGTCTGTCATTGGGAGCCCTCGGAAATGTCATCTTAGCCTTGGCCAATGGAGCTAAACATGTGCCGTACAG AGACAGCAAGCTTACTATGCTACTGATGGAATCGCTGGGCAACATCAACTGCAGAACCACCATAATCGCCCACATCTCTGACTCGCCAGCCAATTATGCTGAATCTCTCACCACTGTGCAGCTTGCCTCACGTATTCATCGCATTAGGAAGAAGAAATCGAAG TATGCATCCAGCTCCTCTGGAGGGGAGAGCTCCTGTGAAGAAGGACAGATCAGACGTAGACCCTTCCACCCTCGGACAATAGCCCTCGACCCAGATCATCCTACGCTGTTGTCCAGTGACCCGGATTACTCCTCCAGCAGTGAGCATTCATGCGATACAGTGATCTATGTGGGGCCTGGCGGGGCCCATATCTCTGACCGTGAACTTAGCGACAATGAAGGCCCCCCTGCATTTGTTCCTATCATTCCCTCTCTGAACAAGAAGCGTGTAAAAGAGGGACCCAAGTCTGATGGGGACCATCTTAAATGCAACACCTTTGCGGAGTTACAAGAACGGCTTGATTGTATTGACGGTAGTGAGAGCTCATATGTTTGCACCAGTGAGGGTAAAGGTCAACAGGCTGCCTCCACAAGCGGAGGAGACAAAGTGTCAGAAGGGACTTCTGTATCCACCAGAACAGCCAAGTCCTCTATTCAAAAACCTGGACACATGCAACCTGTGACATCTGATGCCAACAAGACTTTAAAACAAGAATCTGAACCTGTTGTAAGAGAGAAGGTTCACTTTAGTAAAGAGGCTTTATCAAAATCCTCCAAGCAAAACATTTCGAGGCCAAATACTGAATGTGTCTTAGCCACACGCACACCTCCAGTTGGTATGAGCCAGCAAGCCCTAAGACAAGGAGAACAAAGTCTATCCCCAGTTTTTGACAGAGCTCATCACTCTAGTAGAAGTCCTATGGAGATAAGCCACTTACGTTCTGCTCTGAGGAACAGGTGCTATGATAGAGATGTTTTAAGGACTATGGTCACACTGCAGCAACCGGTAGAGCTAAACGGGGAGGACGAGCTGGTGTTTACTGTTGTTGAGGAGATGCCTGTTGGTCTGGTTCCAGACAATGGCCGACCTTCTAGTATCATCAGCTTTAACAGCGACTGCTCTTTGCAGGCCATGGCTTCTGCCTCACGACCTGTTAGCATTATCAGCAGCATTAATGATGAGTTTGATGCCTATACATCTCAAATGAGCAGGTCCCAGTTGAACCAAGCTACTGGTTCAAAGTCCCAAGAATGTACAGCTGGGCACACCACTACACAATCTTCCATGAGCTCACTGAACACACTTCTTTCTGAAAGAGGAGCAAAAGGTTTGCGCATGGGACAACACAGCGGCTCTTTGATGAATTTACCTGGCACATGTCCTTCCCTGCAAAGAACAAATAGTTCAATGGGTGACAGTGGAATTTGTTTTTCAGAACTGGACTATGATTCTGACAAATTGCCTAAGTGCCCTCAAACTCCTGACAGTACCAAAGCATCCCTTAGTGGTACAAAGTCAATAAGATCTAATCGACCCATAACTTCACAGTCTACCCAAAACCCATATATTTCTCACTCTACACTACCTAGAAAGAACACACAAATGTCACCCTCTAGTAGTAGCTATGGACATGAGCTTCAACACCAAGACAGTAGAACAGATGAACAACGAAGCCACCACACCAGTGGAATACATTTGACCAGAAATGCGGATGTTAGCTCTACTAGCAAACCACCTAAAAATGGCGCAAGTGGAATTCCATCTAGAAAGACAAGTGGGAATAGCAACAGTGTACCTCGGCCACCCAAAATGCATGTGCCATCCACATCTCAAAGGGTTGTAGATGGTTGTGAAAAATCCAGTAAGCTGAGTAAGTTGCCTCAGCTCAAACGGGGTGCCACCACTCTTGGCATGGTCTCAGTGCCCCAGAGCTCTTCTGAGATGAAACTGGGTAACGTTGCCTCACAATCAAGTGGCAGCTTGAAATTCTCATCTCTAGGAAAGAGAGTTAATGGACAGAAGGGTAGTATGCTTCCTAAATCTGGAAGCATGTCACCCCCTGCTCCACCTGTCCGAAAGTCTAGCCTGGACCAgagaacacgtgttttgttgtCTCCTAGTGCCTTAAAGTCTGTGGGTAATGATGGAATAAAACCATCGTCCTCCAAAGCGTCAGTTTCCGAGGAGGACTTTGAGCTTCGAGGTAGGGGGGGATCCTTTAGCTTTAAGTCATCCAGCCTGAGGACAGCTTCTAGTCTCCGATCACATAGTGGTAAAGGAGACCACGGAAGACATTTTGGTAGTCTTATGTCCCTTGAAAGGTGTGACAGTTTAACCTCAATGGGTTCTAAACAAGGAACATCAAGAGAGAACAGTAATGTCAGTATTAGCAGCACTGGCAAATCTGGTAAATCCATGCCAAAACCTCCCACTCCAAGTTCTGTATCTACGCCAACTGCCACTTCCCCTCCATCCACCATTGGAATTTCTAGACTTGGACAGATAAAAGCAAGTATAACTCCTAAGGCAAATGTTGGGAATGGGAACAAAGCAAAGACCTTGTCAAATAATGGTTCAAAGTCTCTTAGCTCCTCAACCAAGTTTCTTGCTGCCTCAACTACGCGAAACCCCAGTCTACCTCCAACTGGAAAACCCCCAACCCGCTCAGTCACAGGCTCCAATGGTAAAGCAGGGAGGGGAACTATTATGGGCACAAAGCAAGCAATTCGTGCAGCCAACAGTCGGGTGAGTGAATTAGCCATTGGAAGCTCCAAGAAACACCTCAGGGGTTCTGACCCAGCAGATGGCAACAATGATAGTAGATCATCCTCCAGTGAGACACCACTGACTGCTCCTCTGCCCTCACCATACAGCAAGATCACTGCCCCTCGGCGCCCACAACGCTACAGTAGCGGCCATGGCAGTGACAACAGCAGTGTATTAAGTGGTGAGCTACCCCCGGCCATGGGGCGCACGGCACTTTTTTATCACAGCGGAGGCAGCAGTGGCTATGAAAGCATGATCAGGGACAGTGAAACCACAGGCAGTGCATCATCTGCCCATGATTCCATGAGTGAGAGTGGAGTGTCCACGTCCAGCCGAACAAAGGCCTCAAAATCCCCCAAAAAGAGATCCAATG GCCTGCAGCGACGCCGTCTGATTCCTGCTCCCCTGCCAGACACCTCTTCCCTGGGCAGGAAGGTTGGTGCAGCAGGCCAGTGGGTGGATCGACCCCCGCTGGGGGGTACTATGAAGGAGCCCTTTGAGATCAAAGTGTATGAGATAGACGATGTGGAACACCTTCAGAGACGCAAAGAAGGGATAGCAGAG GGACTGCAGTACTTCAACGTCCGTCTTAGGATGCTGGAGAAGAGACAGCATCAGATCAGGGAGATACGGGCCAAGCACGAGAAGCTGAAAAATGAGCTGGAGGATGCCAAGAACCGTCTCATGCTGGACCCTAACAAGTGGGTTGGAGAAT
- the kif26aa gene encoding kinesin-like protein KIF26A isoform X3, translating to MDWRELAAQKLNLSKRKKPQPLPSSPPDPEEPFFYTDGFSAALQLSPPPVPPCLLRAGSKVKDSPGMGKVKVMVRICPAKGSRDTSESMSFLKVDAHKKQLTFCEPPASSRSAAATAPKMFSFDAVFMQDASQAEVCSGIVAEVIQSVVNGADGCIFCFGQANLGKTFTMIGRDGSTQSLGVAPCAISWLFKLIEERKEKAGTRFSVRVSAVEICGREEVLRDLLADFSAGMSQDSQGAGVSLREDPVCGSQLQNQSELRAYSAERAAFLLDTALAARSTNRSDCRQEDRRNSHMLFTLHVSQYRMEKSSKTGMSGCRSRLHLLDLGSCESDLNQTRDGGRGQCLSLGALGNVILALANGAKHVPYRDSKLTMLLMESLGNINCRTTIIAHISDSPANYAESLTTVQLASRIHRIRKKKSKYASSSSGGESSCEEGQIRRRPFHPRTIALDPDHPTLLSSDPDYSSSSEHSCDTVIYVGPGGAHISDRELSDNEGPPAFVPIIPSLNKKRVKEGPKSDGDHLKCNTFAELQERLDCIDGSESSYVCTSEGKGQQAASTSGGDKVSEGTSVSTRTAKSSIQKPGHMQPVTSDANKTLKQESEPVVREKVHFSKEALSKSSKQNISRPNTECVLATRTPPVGMSQQALRQGEQSLSPVFDRAHHSSRSPMEISHLRSALRNRCYDRDVLRTMVTLQQPVELNGEDELVFTVVEEMPVGLVPDNGRPSSIISFNSDCSLQAMASASRPVSIISSINDEFDAYTSQMSRSQLNQATGSKSQECTAGHTTTQSSMSSLNTLLSERGAKGLRMGQHSGSLMNLPGTCPSLQRTNSSMGDSGICFSELDYDSDKLPKCPQTPDSTKASLSGTKSIRSNRPITSQSTQNPYISHSTLPRKNTQMSPSSSSYGHELQHQDSRTDEQRSHHTSGIHLTRNADVSSTSKPPKNGASGIPSRKTSGNSNSVPRPPKMHVPSTSQRVVDGCEKSSKLSKLPQLKRGATTLGMVSVPQSSSEMKLGNVASQSSGSLKFSSLGKRVNGQKGSMLPKSGSMSPPAPPVRKSSLDQRTRVLLSPSALKSVGNDGIKPSSSKASVSEEDFELRGRGGSFSFKSSSLRTASSLRSHSGKGDHGRHFGSLMSLERCDSLTSMGSKQGTSRENSNVSISSTGKSGKSMPKPPTPSSVSTPTATSPPSTIGISRLGQIKASITPKANVGNGNKAKTLSNNGSKSLSSSTKFLAASTTRNPSLPPTGKPPTRSVTGSNGKAGRGTIMGTKQAIRAANSRVSELAIGSSKKHLRGSDPADGNNDSRSSSSETPLTAPLPSPYSKITAPRRPQRYSSGHGSDNSSVLSGELPPAMGRTALFYHSGGSSGYESMIRDSETTGSASSAHDSMSESGVSTSSRTKASKSPKKRSNGLQRRRLIPAPLPDTSSLGRKVGAAGQWVDRPPLGGTMKEPFEIKVYEIDDVEHLQRRKEGIAEGLQYFNVRLRMLEKRQHQIREIRAKHEKLKNELEDAKNRLMLDPNKWVGEFDVDPDLDQESQEYLEALAQATGELEFCVNLCKSRVMMETCFDIVVPTIPGLIAQQEMEV from the exons ATGGATTGGAGAGAACT GGCTGCCCAGAAGCTGAATCTCTCCAAACGGAAGAAGCCTCAACCTCTGCCATCCTCTCCACCTGACCCAGAAGAGCCATTCTTCTACACTGATGGCTTCAGTGCTGCCCTGCAGCTTTCGCCCCCACCTGTACCCCCATGTCTCCTCAGGGCAGGGTCAAAAGTCAAGGACAGCCCCGGGATGGGAAAG gttAAAGTAATGGTGCGGATATGCCCTGCCAAAGGATCTCGAGACACCTCAGAATCCATGTCCTTTCTGAAGGTAGACGCCCATAAGAAGCAGCTGACCTTCTGTGAGCCGCCCGCTAGCTCACGCTCCGCTGCTGCCACCGCGCCAAAGATGTTTAGCTTTGACGCTGTCTTCATGCAGGATGCTTCACAG GCAGAGGTGTGCTCAGGGATAGTTGCAGAGGTTATCCAGTCTGTGGTCAATGGCGCAGATGGCTGCATCTTCTGCTTTGGGCAAGCCAACCTGG GCAAAACCTTTACTATGATCGGTAGAGACGGTTCTACGCAGAGCTTGGGTGTGGCCCCGTGTGCCATCTCTTGGCTTTTCAAACTCATCGAGGAAAGAAAAGAGAAGGCCGGTACACGATTCTCTGTCAGAGTGTCTGCTGTGGAAATCTGTGGCAGAGAGGAAGTGTTGAGGGACCTGTTGGCTGACTTCTCCGCGGGGATGTCCCAGGACAGCCAGGGTGCAGGAGTTTCCCTACGAGAGGATCCGGTCTGTGGATCCCAG CTGCAGAATCAAAGTGAATTGCGGGCGTACTCTGCAGAACGGGCGGCGTTTCTACTGGACACGGCTCTAGCAGCACGTAGCACAAACAGATCTGACTGTCGGCAAGAAGACCGGCGAAATTCTCACATGCTCTTCACCCTGCACGTTTCTCAGTATCGGATGGAGAAAAGCAGCAAAACTGGAA TGTCTGGGTGCCGGAGTCGTCTTCACCTTCTGGACTTGGGCAGTTGTGAGTCTGATCTGAATCAAACGCGAGATGGAGGGAGAGGCCAATGTCTGTCATTGGGAGCCCTCGGAAATGTCATCTTAGCCTTGGCCAATGGAGCTAAACATGTGCCGTACAG AGACAGCAAGCTTACTATGCTACTGATGGAATCGCTGGGCAACATCAACTGCAGAACCACCATAATCGCCCACATCTCTGACTCGCCAGCCAATTATGCTGAATCTCTCACCACTGTGCAGCTTGCCTCACGTATTCATCGCATTAGGAAGAAGAAATCGAAG TATGCATCCAGCTCCTCTGGAGGGGAGAGCTCCTGTGAAGAAGGACAGATCAGACGTAGACCCTTCCACCCTCGGACAATAGCCCTCGACCCAGATCATCCTACGCTGTTGTCCAGTGACCCGGATTACTCCTCCAGCAGTGAGCATTCATGCGATACAGTGATCTATGTGGGGCCTGGCGGGGCCCATATCTCTGACCGTGAACTTAGCGACAATGAAGGCCCCCCTGCATTTGTTCCTATCATTCCCTCTCTGAACAAGAAGCGTGTAAAAGAGGGACCCAAGTCTGATGGGGACCATCTTAAATGCAACACCTTTGCGGAGTTACAAGAACGGCTTGATTGTATTGACGGTAGTGAGAGCTCATATGTTTGCACCAGTGAGGGTAAAGGTCAACAGGCTGCCTCCACAAGCGGAGGAGACAAAGTGTCAGAAGGGACTTCTGTATCCACCAGAACAGCCAAGTCCTCTATTCAAAAACCTGGACACATGCAACCTGTGACATCTGATGCCAACAAGACTTTAAAACAAGAATCTGAACCTGTTGTAAGAGAGAAGGTTCACTTTAGTAAAGAGGCTTTATCAAAATCCTCCAAGCAAAACATTTCGAGGCCAAATACTGAATGTGTCTTAGCCACACGCACACCTCCAGTTGGTATGAGCCAGCAAGCCCTAAGACAAGGAGAACAAAGTCTATCCCCAGTTTTTGACAGAGCTCATCACTCTAGTAGAAGTCCTATGGAGATAAGCCACTTACGTTCTGCTCTGAGGAACAGGTGCTATGATAGAGATGTTTTAAGGACTATGGTCACACTGCAGCAACCGGTAGAGCTAAACGGGGAGGACGAGCTGGTGTTTACTGTTGTTGAGGAGATGCCTGTTGGTCTGGTTCCAGACAATGGCCGACCTTCTAGTATCATCAGCTTTAACAGCGACTGCTCTTTGCAGGCCATGGCTTCTGCCTCACGACCTGTTAGCATTATCAGCAGCATTAATGATGAGTTTGATGCCTATACATCTCAAATGAGCAGGTCCCAGTTGAACCAAGCTACTGGTTCAAAGTCCCAAGAATGTACAGCTGGGCACACCACTACACAATCTTCCATGAGCTCACTGAACACACTTCTTTCTGAAAGAGGAGCAAAAGGTTTGCGCATGGGACAACACAGCGGCTCTTTGATGAATTTACCTGGCACATGTCCTTCCCTGCAAAGAACAAATAGTTCAATGGGTGACAGTGGAATTTGTTTTTCAGAACTGGACTATGATTCTGACAAATTGCCTAAGTGCCCTCAAACTCCTGACAGTACCAAAGCATCCCTTAGTGGTACAAAGTCAATAAGATCTAATCGACCCATAACTTCACAGTCTACCCAAAACCCATATATTTCTCACTCTACACTACCTAGAAAGAACACACAAATGTCACCCTCTAGTAGTAGCTATGGACATGAGCTTCAACACCAAGACAGTAGAACAGATGAACAACGAAGCCACCACACCAGTGGAATACATTTGACCAGAAATGCGGATGTTAGCTCTACTAGCAAACCACCTAAAAATGGCGCAAGTGGAATTCCATCTAGAAAGACAAGTGGGAATAGCAACAGTGTACCTCGGCCACCCAAAATGCATGTGCCATCCACATCTCAAAGGGTTGTAGATGGTTGTGAAAAATCCAGTAAGCTGAGTAAGTTGCCTCAGCTCAAACGGGGTGCCACCACTCTTGGCATGGTCTCAGTGCCCCAGAGCTCTTCTGAGATGAAACTGGGTAACGTTGCCTCACAATCAAGTGGCAGCTTGAAATTCTCATCTCTAGGAAAGAGAGTTAATGGACAGAAGGGTAGTATGCTTCCTAAATCTGGAAGCATGTCACCCCCTGCTCCACCTGTCCGAAAGTCTAGCCTGGACCAgagaacacgtgttttgttgtCTCCTAGTGCCTTAAAGTCTGTGGGTAATGATGGAATAAAACCATCGTCCTCCAAAGCGTCAGTTTCCGAGGAGGACTTTGAGCTTCGAGGTAGGGGGGGATCCTTTAGCTTTAAGTCATCCAGCCTGAGGACAGCTTCTAGTCTCCGATCACATAGTGGTAAAGGAGACCACGGAAGACATTTTGGTAGTCTTATGTCCCTTGAAAGGTGTGACAGTTTAACCTCAATGGGTTCTAAACAAGGAACATCAAGAGAGAACAGTAATGTCAGTATTAGCAGCACTGGCAAATCTGGTAAATCCATGCCAAAACCTCCCACTCCAAGTTCTGTATCTACGCCAACTGCCACTTCCCCTCCATCCACCATTGGAATTTCTAGACTTGGACAGATAAAAGCAAGTATAACTCCTAAGGCAAATGTTGGGAATGGGAACAAAGCAAAGACCTTGTCAAATAATGGTTCAAAGTCTCTTAGCTCCTCAACCAAGTTTCTTGCTGCCTCAACTACGCGAAACCCCAGTCTACCTCCAACTGGAAAACCCCCAACCCGCTCAGTCACAGGCTCCAATGGTAAAGCAGGGAGGGGAACTATTATGGGCACAAAGCAAGCAATTCGTGCAGCCAACAGTCGGGTGAGTGAATTAGCCATTGGAAGCTCCAAGAAACACCTCAGGGGTTCTGACCCAGCAGATGGCAACAATGATAGTAGATCATCCTCCAGTGAGACACCACTGACTGCTCCTCTGCCCTCACCATACAGCAAGATCACTGCCCCTCGGCGCCCACAACGCTACAGTAGCGGCCATGGCAGTGACAACAGCAGTGTATTAAGTGGTGAGCTACCCCCGGCCATGGGGCGCACGGCACTTTTTTATCACAGCGGAGGCAGCAGTGGCTATGAAAGCATGATCAGGGACAGTGAAACCACAGGCAGTGCATCATCTGCCCATGATTCCATGAGTGAGAGTGGAGTGTCCACGTCCAGCCGAACAAAGGCCTCAAAATCCCCCAAAAAGAGATCCAATG GCCTGCAGCGACGCCGTCTGATTCCTGCTCCCCTGCCAGACACCTCTTCCCTGGGCAGGAAGGTTGGTGCAGCAGGCCAGTGGGTGGATCGACCCCCGCTGGGGGGTACTATGAAGGAGCCCTTTGAGATCAAAGTGTATGAGATAGACGATGTGGAACACCTTCAGAGACGCAAAGAAGGGATAGCAGAG GGACTGCAGTACTTCAACGTCCGTCTTAGGATGCTGGAGAAGAGACAGCATCAGATCAGGGAGATACGGGCCAAGCACGAGAAGCTGAAAAATGAGCTGGAGGATGCCAAGAACCGTCTCATGCTGGACCCTAACAAGTGGGTTGGAGAAT